CTGGGAGAAATCCATGCCCATCTGAGCCACACCGATGATAAAGCCGCCGATAATATTGATAATTGTAATAAGAATACCGGCGATGGCATCCCCGCGCACAAATTTCGACGCACCGTCCATGGCTCCGTAAAAATCCGATTCCCTTGACACCTGTAATCTTCTGTGACGGGCCTGCTCTTCGGTTATGAGTCCCGCATTCAGATCGGCATCGATAGCCATCTGCTTACCGGGCATCGCATCAAGAGTAAACCTGGCAGCAACCTCTGCAATTCGCCCCGCTCCTTTAGTGATAACCACAAACTGAATTATGACCAGAATGAGGAATATGATAAATCCTACCACCATGTTTCCACTGGCCACAAAAGAGCCAAATACATTCACCACCTGCCCGGCATCAGCCTGACTGAGTATCAAACGCGTGGTGGCAACATTAAGGGAAAGCCGGAAAAGGGTTACCGTCAGCAGCAGTGAGGGAAACACCGAAAACTCCAGCGCTTCCTTGTTATACATAGATACAAGCAGTATGATCAGAGCTATACAGAGATTTAAGGAAAGCAGAAGGTCCATCAACACTGTGGGGATAGGGATCACCATAACAATCAGAATCCCCACCACACCCAGCACAATCATAAGATCGCGCTGCTTACCGATTGCGTTCATGGCAGTATTGACAGAAGACGAAATGCCGGAACTGTTCATCAGATCTCCATTAAAGCTCTAATTCAGGATTTCCTGAGGATAAACTATAGCTAAAATACACCATCTCACGCCCCAATAACAGTATTGGAAGAAAATATATTGACTCCAAACCATTGATTTTGACCTCTATATGAAAAAATGCGCCTACATTCAGGCTGCGGTCTTGTTTTTAAGCTTAAACACATATGCCATAATCTCTGCAACAGCTGTAAAGAATTCTACCGGAATGGGAAAACCCACATCGATTTTGTCATACATTGATCTGGCAAGCGGTTTATCCTCCACAATCGGAATGTCGTGTTTTACTGCAAGCTTCTTTATCCTCTCAGCAGAAACTCTCTTCCCCTTGGCAACAACCACAGGCGCTTCGTTCTCCTGGGGTTCATATCTCAGTGCAATGGCAATATAGGTAGGGTTGGTAACCACAACCGTTGCTTTGGGCACCTCTTCCATCATGCGCCGCCTTGCCATTTCCCGCTGTATGGATCGAATCCGCGCCTTGATTTGAGGATCACCCTCCATCTGTTTTCGCTCTTCTTTGACCTCCTGCTTGGTCATCTTGAGTTTTTTCTCATGTTCAAAGCGCTGATACCCGTAATCAAGTACCGCAATGATAATCAGTACAAGAGAGATTCTGAGAATGATAGTAAAAGCGGCATCCAAAATAAAATACCAGATAGTTATCACTGAGGCGCCTGTGAGCTGGAGCATCTCCTCATATTTTCCGGAGATAGTAAGGTAGGCCACAAGTATAATAATGGCCAGTTTCATTATATTTTTTACAAGCTCCACAAGTGAGCGCATGGAGAAAAGTCGTTTTGCCCCGCTTATGGGGTCGATTTTCTCGAATTTGGGCTCCAGGGGCTTAAGAGTGAAGAGAAACCCGATCTGGATAATATTTGCAACCACCCCAACTACAAGTATACTGCCCGCCACAGGCATCACATACTTCAAGGCAAGCACAATCATATTCCTGAGCAATTCAATGGAGTGCTCAAAACTCATCTCTGTAGTACTTGTCAGATTCAGATATTCCTTTAAGCTCCCGCTCAGATCATTTATCAACCATGGTCCCACAAGTCTCATCACAAATAGGGCTGTAATAAGCACAAGCACAGAATTCACCTCTGTACTTTTTGCAACCGTTCCCTTTTCCCTTGAGTCTTGGCGCCGTTTCTCCGATGGCGCTTCTGACTTTTCTTCTGATGGTTCTTCTGCCATTTACCCTGTCCTGCTCATATCAGAATCTTGCCATTTTTATAGAGTAGCCTCGCTACACTTCAGATTTTATCATCTTGTTAAGCCATTAGGTACAACAATTTCCAGATATCTTCAATCAATCCCTCCACCATGGTCCTGAACATACTGGTAAGCATTGGAAGAGCGATAAAAAGGGTACTTAACCCCAGCAACACTTTCATGGGCAGCCCCACAAAGAAAATATTGATCTGGGGAACAGTTCTTGCTACGATTCCCATGCTTATTTCCGTCAAAATAAGTGTTACAAACAGAGGCGCCGAGAGCCGCAGTCCTATTATGAATATATCACTGACCATCTTTACAATATGAGCCGAAAGCCCCCCGGAGGGAAACTGCGCACCCATAAGGGGGATGAGCTCAAAGCTTTTCTCGATGGCCAAGATAAGGAAATAGTGTCCGTTAAAGAGGAGAAAAAGTATCGTAAACAGAATAACCTGAAACTGTCCAAGTGCAGTAACCTGTTCATCGGAGAAGGGGTCCGCAAGCTCTACAAATGCAAAGCCCATTTCAGTGTCAACCAGGCGGCCCGCAAACTGAACAGCAGCGAAAAGAAATGAGGCTACAAACCCAACAGCCAAGCCCACCATCGCCTCCTTCACCACAAGCAAAATAAACACCCCAAAGGAAAACTCTGTGGGCGCGGGCGGCAGTCCTGCAACCAGAGTGGTTGAGAACAGAACAACAGAAAAGACAAGTGAGAGCGCAATTTTCACCTGAAGAGGTATATACGGTGCTCCAAAGATTGGCAACAGTGCAATCATTGTAACTATTCTTACAAACATGAGCAGTATATACTGCACATGTTCGATTGAGACCATCAGATCTCCCATTCTACCTTCCTACCCTGCCGATGAGGTCAAAGAGCCCGTAGGTGTATTCAATCAACTGCAAAACCATCCAGGGCATCAGTAAGATCAGCACTGTGACAATTCCCAATATTTTTGGTATGAAAGTCAGTGTCATTTCATGGATCTGAGTAACAGCCTGAAACACACCTACCATAAGACCGATGATCAGTCCTACTACAAGCAGCGGCCCGGAGATAAGAAGCGTAACGTACAGCGCTTGCCGTCCTATGTCAACAACTGATGAAGGATCCATTCCGTCACTCCTCTACTCTAGTTAAAAGACACTACCAGCTGACGCACAATCAGATGCCAGCCATCAACCAAAACAAACAAAATTATTTTAAAAGGCATTGAAATCATCACCGGCGGCAGCATCATCATACCCATCGATAAGAGCACGCTGGCAACAATCATATCTATCACAAGAAAAGGGATGAAGAGTATAAAGCCGATTATGAATCCTGTTTTGAGTTCACTTGTAATAAAGGCGGGGATTATAACACTCATGGGCAGATCATCCACATTCCTGGGCGCCGGGGCCCCTGAGATCCTTACAAACAAAGCCACATCCTTCTCACTTACCTGCCTTAACATGAAATTTCTCACAGGTCTGCTTGCTCTGTCAAGGGCATCCCCCCACTCCAGTTCCTCGGCCAGATATGGCTGTATAGCCTGATCATTTACCTCCGTTATGACCGGCATCATAATAAAAAAGGTAAGAAAAAGAGAAAGACCGACCATGATCTGATCCGGAGGCATGGTTTGAGTACCGAGTGCACGGCGCAGAAACGAAAACACAATTACAATTCTTACAAAAGAAGTCACCATTACAAGAATAGATGGTGCAAGAGCAAGAATAGTGATAAGAAAAACAATCTGTAGCGCTACCGCAACATCCCCGGGGTTATTGGTATCTGCAACCGAAAGACTTACCCGCGGGATCGCCTGTGCCTGCAGGGCTGAAACTGCGGGACCCAGCACGATGAAAAAAGAGATAAGCGCGAGTCTGAACCTGAGAAGATTTTTCCTGAAGCGGGAATTTTTTTTTCTAAAGTTCATGGTGTTCTCTGTCGATAGAGATAAAGGAGTAGTAGAGAGTGGCTGGGATATCATGAGGATTTGGTTATCTTTCCTATAAAGCTGTTAAAAGCATCCTTAAACTGCACAATTGAAGTACCTTCTTTGCTGGAAGCAATGAGATCTATAGCTCTTTGACCTTCTATCTTCTCAAGCAACACAATGGAATCAGGTGTCTGACCAAGTAAATATACACAATCCATAACTCTTACAAGCATGGCGTTTCTGTTCTGTCCAAATGAGAGCACCTCCAGAACATCCATATTTCCGCCGCCACCCACTTTTGAAGCACCAGACAATCCGGTTTTTTTTAAAAACCATGCGACAAGAAATATCAGGGCAATGATTATAGCCAGGTAACCGATAATTCTCAAAATCACCAAAGCGTAATTATCATTTTGTCTGCTCTGCGCCACCCCTGCCTGTTCATCACCGTAATCGATTTCGCCCATTCCGGACACAGCCTCATTGACTTTGTCTATCTGGAATTTCCCGATATCATCTTCCCGGGCCTGAGCAGCAGCAGTAAAAACAAGAACCGCTCCCCAGAGAAATGTCAGTATCAATGCTTTACTGAACCATCTGTTTTTTTTCATCGTTTTCAAACACGACCTCTCTTTTAAAACTGCAGTTTCCTACCGCAAGCTCTTTATTCTGTCTTCAGCAGAAACAAGTGACACTATGCGGATTCCGAAATTTTCATCCACCACAACAACTTCCCCTTTTGCCACCACCTTGTCATTTACAAGGAGGTCAACAGGCTCACCGGCCATTCTTTCAAGCTCTACAATAGAACCCGGGGACAATTCAAGTATTCTTTTAATCGACAAGCTCGACCTACCCAGCTCAATACTTACGTCAAGGTCGATATCCATAAGCAGATCGATATTCTCCTTTGGACTCTCAAGGGAATCTCCCCCCCCCATGGAAGCACTACCGAACTGATCCCCTCCGGTCCCAAAGTCAGAAGCCACCTGTGAGAGATCATCCATTTCCGCATCACTGATTCCAATGCTTTCGCTGGAAACCGAGGAGTATTTTTCTGTTACCTGAGTGGCTATCTCCTCGGGGATAAGTAAGGCCACATAGGAATCAAGCATCCCCTCAACAGTCAGCTTTGCAATTGCCATATCGAGGGCATCAGGCGGGAAGGGAGGGTCTTTAAGATCAAACTCACTGACCTCAATATTACCAGAGGAGATCTCCTGTCCCAGCTCCTGCCCGTAGGCGGTTGAGAATGCGCCCATAACCTGATTGAACAACTCACCTATAGCATCCTTGTGATCATCATTATAATCTGCACTTCCATCCCCCATCAACATAAGATCAGAGAGCATTGCCACATCTTTTTTCTGTATGATAAGGTACATCTCACCCGTTAACCCCGACTTGAAAGCCAGAGACAAAGAGAGCACCACGGCTTCAATTTTCTCCTGTATGACGGAGAAATCCGCCTTCTCACACACCTCCGCAGTGAGCTTCAACTCCTTATTCAGAACTGTAGAGACCACACTTTCCGCCTGGGTACAAAACAGATCGAACATTGCGCTCAGTGCAGGATAACGATTGGAGCCTGAATCCTGAGCAGAAGATTGCTGAGAATCTTCCCCGCCTTCATCCAGAGCACCGGACAACAAACTGTCAATTTGATCCTGAGATAAATAATCACTCATCGCAGCCCGGCACCTCCTCCTGAAGAATTTTTGTTATCTTTGCAGCCTTTTTTCTTCCTATCACCCCTGCTTTAGCAGCCATTTTTGTCTTTCCTTCAATCTGAACCAACAAATCACTATCCTTGGATTTATTTAAGCACAGAACATCCCCGCGCTGAAGCTGCAACAAATCCCTTATTTTAAGAGTTGTTTTGCCTATGACGGTAGAGAGAGTCAGTTCGATATCGTTTATTTCCTGCTCCATCATCACTCTGGTCTCATCGGTGGATGAACTTTGAGATGACATCCAGTTCTCACCTGAGAGGTTATTGAGCACATTTTCAAGCAACATATAAGGAAAACATATGCTCATAAGACCTGAGGCGTTCTGCATCCTCACCTCAAGGGAGATAAGAATGACTATTTCACCCGGGGGGGCAATCTGAACAAACTGCGGATTGGTTTCATAGGTGTCAATTTTTGGGTGAAATGAACCGATATGTTCCCAGATATCTTTCAGATCACTTAAACCCCTCTCAACTATCCGGTGGATCACATTCTGTTCGATCAGAGTCATCTCCCTGTTCTGCTCGGAAGGTTTACCCTGACCACCAAAGAGCCTGTCGATGATGAAAAAGACCAAAGAGGGATTGATCTCCATTATCGCACTTCCCTCCAGGGGCTCCATTTGAAACACGTATATGCAGCTTGGATTCGATATTGACATAACAAATTCAGAATACGTAAGCTGATCAACACTCACAAGCTCAATTTCCACAAATGTTCTTAGAAAATTGGTCAGTGATGTTGAAAATTGTCTTGCATAACCTTCATGAAGATTCTGCAGCGTTCTCATCTGATCCTTTGAAACCCTGTCGGGTCTTCTAAAGTCATACAGCGAGAGTGCTTTGTCAGAATCACCGGATTCATAATCTGAATCCAGATCCATTGAAGAAGCGAATTCATCGTTGTCACTGCCCGATGACACAGCGTTCAATAACGCATCGACTTCTTCCTGGGAAAGAATATCACTCACAGTTTACCCCTGGATTACTGTATTATATATTCAACAAATAACACATCCCTCACCTCACCCACTCTGGGGGGCAGGGAATTGTTTATCAGCCTGAGGAGATCTTTTCTGATTTTGTCTCTTGCATCAGGTTCTGTAACCTCAAAAAGTGTCAGTTTTGAAAGATGCCCTAAAAACAAATCACGTAAGCGAGGTGCCCGTCTCTGAAGTTCTGCTCCAAGCTGAGGATATCTGTCACTATCGTACTCAAAAATAATTGATGCTTTCAGGAAGCGCTCACCATCGGTGCCGGCAATGTTCACTACCCCCTCAATAGGCGCCTCTGTGATTGCACCTATCTCAGTAGCCTGCTCCATTGCCACCCGAAGGGAATCCTCCAGAGCCCTTGCAGCTTTCACATCCGGATCTTCCGGCCTGGTTACCTGAAAAAGGAAAAATGCCATTACAGAGTTGAGGATAAGTACCCCAGCCAAAATAGCGAAAAACAGAGGCTTGTTTCCTTTTGCAGGGGCTTTGGCACTTTTTTCCGCACCTGCATTTTCCTGTGCATCATTTTTTTTGTTCATATTTACGCTCCAAAATGAATCTATCTCTATGAAAAATATTAACTTCTATCTCGTTTCTCTATATAATCGACATAAATTTCTATTCTTCGGTTAATCCGTCTGTTTTCTGCCGATGTATTTGGCACCAAAGGCCTGTACTCCCCATAACCCACAGCACTTAAATTTGCAGGATTGATCCCTCCCTGCTGAGCCAAAAACTTCACCACATTCAGTGCCCTTGCAGCAGATAGCTCCCAGTTTGAGGGGAAACGTGGGGTGCTGATAGGTATATCATCGGTGTGACCCTCAACCCTGATCTGTGTTTCAGGCACTCTGCCTATGGTAGCAGCTATATCGTGAAGTGTCTTTATAAGCTCGGGTTTTATATCTGCCCTCCCTGATTCAAACCCCACAGGATCGGCAATTTTTATGGCAATCCCGCTCTCAGTAACTTCCACTTTTATAGCCTCATCCAGATTGTCTCTTTGCACCGAACGGCGTATTCTCCGTGCGGCATCTATCGCCATACGCTTATTCTGCTCATCCCCTCCGAGCCGGGGGACAAGGATATCTCTGGTGATCAAAATGGATGGAAAAGATTCCAGCACACCACTGAAAGCGTTCTGAAAAGAGGAAGCTGCCACATGGAATTTGGCCGGATCGATTGTGGACATCGCAAGCAGCATAACAAAAAAGCACAGCAGCAATGTACACATATCCCCCCATGTGGTCATGAAGGCAGGTGCGCCCTTAGGCGGATCTTCTTTTTTCTTCTCTCTTGGCATAAGGCTTAAGCAGTCCTCTCTTTTAATGCAGAAGCCCTAAGTCCCGGTTCAAGAAAGGCGGTAAGCTTCTGTTCCACAATTCTTGGGTTGTCACCTGACTGCAGAGACATAATCCCCTCAAGCATCAGCTCTTTAATCAAAATCTCTTTTCTTGAATACCCCTTGAGCTTCTCCACGATCGGCAGACACACCACGTTTGCAAGCAAAGATCCATACAGCGTAGTGATCAGAGCCACGGCCATATTGGGCCCGATAGATTCCACATCAGACATACTACCAAGCATCAGAACCAAACCGATAAGAGTCCCTATCATTCCAAAGGAGGGCCCCATGGTGGCCAGAAAATCAAATAGTTTAACCCCCTCTTCATGCCTCGATTCCGTGAAGGAGATTTCAGTACTGAGGATATCTTTTATCAGTTCCGGCTCTGTGCCGTCAACCGCAAGCTGAATCCCCTTTTTCATAAATTCATCTTTGATCTCAAGAGCCCTGGCTTCTAGTGCAAGTATCCCCTCTCTGCGCGCCTGCTCGGCAAAGCCCACCAACTGCTGTATAATCTCCACCGGTGCCGAATTGGTTACAAAAAACGCATTCTTCACTACACCAATGGAGTTGAGGATTTTACTTGCGGGAAATGCAGCAACAGTGGCAGATATAGCTCCCCCGATAGCAATAAACAGTGACGGCGGGTCGATAAATGCTCCCAGATTGGGGAGTTGAATACCGAATAGAATCAAAAATATCGCACATGCGAATCCAATAATCGTGGCCAGGTCCATACTGCCCGACTCCTTTTCCGGTCAAAGTTTCAATCCTGATTTTTCTCGTAACTATCTTTACTGCTACCATCAGATTTCACAATCTGTATGGTCTGATTACAGAGCTGTCGATATTTGATTGCTTTGCGCACCAACTCCTCGATGCTGTTTTGGACCATTAGTTTCCGTCCGGTTGTGAGAGTAATCATCGTATCCGGAGTGGCCTCAACCGTTTCTATCAGATCGGCATTGAGAATAAACTCCTGATTATTCAAACGTCTAAGCGCTATCACAGCTCTCTCCAGAATAAAATGTAACGTCTTATAAATTATAGTTTAATTATCATTATATCATCTTCGTAACTGAAGATGCAACAATCAATTATTACTCTTTAACCCTTAAATTAAAGTGACCGTGAGGAGGAACAGCACTAAGCTGCTCCCCCCTCCCCTTTAACTGCGTCAACGTACAAGCTGAACAAGTTCCTGAAGCAAAGAGTCACTGGTAGTGATCACTCTTGCATTTGCCTGATAACCACGCTGGGTTGTGATCATATCGGTAAACTCTGTAGCAAGCTCGACATTTGACATTTCAAGCGAACCCGGTTTGATTTTGGTTGAAGAACTGATTCCGGGCCTAAGCATTACCGCTTCACCAGAATTGTTGGACACAGCAAACATACTGTCACTGACCCTCATCAACCCTGCGGGATTGTTAAACTCAGCCACATGTATCAGGGCTATCGATTTATTCACACCATTGGAATATATTCCGCTGATTTCACCCTTTTCATCGATAGAGATCTCCTGAAGTCTTCCCATTGGGTATCCATCCTGTTCACGGGCCACAGTGGTTGATGGTGCACGGAACTGAGTTATACCTTCGAAAGAGCCGGGAGTCCCGACATTTAAGTTTAATGACACCACATTTGAACCGTTCATCGGATCAAAACGGAATGATGTGGCTGAATCATCATAAGTGAATGAAGAGGGAGATCCATCCTGACCAAAAGTCATTCTACCACTGTTTCCGCCTATAATCTCCTGCCCGCCTTCGGTTGAAATCTCCCAGAGCCACTCACCGGGCTGACCAGAATGGGTGAAAGTCATAGTGAGGGTGTGAGCATCTCCGGACTGATCGTACACAACGATAGATGTATCATGCACACCAGTATCGCGGGCGGCCTGAATCTGTGTAAAACCCATATTTGCATTAAAACGGGTTGGCGCCGGAGGCTCGTTGTTGGAATCAGTTGCAGAGATTGAGACACTGGTGATTGCAAAGGCCTGCTCAGGTTGGCCCCGGATCACTATTGCTCCAGCAGGAACACGGTCACCGTCAATATCCGGCTCATTTATTGATACCGAGCGGTTGTTGTCAGCAGTTCCGTCTGTTGGAGGCAGATTGAATGCTTCCTGAATATGGGTAAGCAGATCCCCAATAGTTGTAACAGTATCAGGGTCAGCAGCATCGAGTGAGAACACTCTTCCGGATGTAGTGATAGCACTTCCCCCGACTGCTCCGTTAATATTTATACTATCCCCTACTTCAAGCCCGAGGGTTTGACCTGCAGCATCGTACACCTCATTGAGTGCATGGTTTTCCGTTGCAGGTGTGCGGATCCCGGCACTTGTTGCAACCTGCCCGGAAGGTATGGTTGGCGGAAAGCCAAAAGTGTTTGAGACATATGAGTTTGAACCAGGTCTTGAACTGCTGATCTGAAGATTGTTCACAGGTACACCGCCTGTCAGGGAGGTATCGATCTGAAGGTTTCCATCGGCTGTATCCACAGTTATAAACTCATTTACATTTTCAACCAGATAGGTCTGCAGAACATTAGCCAAATCCGCCAGTGTTGAATCCCTTTGAACCGTAAAACGCACAGGAGTTTCCCCCCCGGCTGCGATTGTCAGAACATCACCGGCTCTGATACCAAGACTGTTTCCGTTTTCATCAAAAAGGGAGGTCAATGTGTTTACACCTTCAGCTCTTGCGATAAACCGATTTGTGTGTGTAACTGTACCAAGACCATGGGAGTCGGAGTCGAGGTTTGACGAAAACTTAACTTCAGAGGTTTCTCTTGCAGGAGCTTTATCACCGTAAGGGATACGAATATCACCGATTCTGCTACCTGGAGGATAGGTTCCGTCGGCAGATGCCATCATACCCTGAAGCGTGAAACCGTTTGTAGGAGAAACAAGACGCCCATTGGCATCGAGCTGAAGCGCACCATTTCTGCTGTAAAATGTGCCCTCACCGCTTGAATAGGCAAAATATCCCCTTCCCTCCAAAGCCAGATCGGTGATCTGACCGGTTGTCTGAAGATTACCCTGAGTCAACATGCTGTCAATAGATCCGATTGACATTCCAAGCCCTACCTGAAGCGGGTTGGTTCCCCCTGCATTTCCCGCAGGACGAGTGGCACCCTGAAGAAGCTGCGACATTGATTCTTTAAAAGTGATACGGCCGGCCTTAAATCCGACTGTGTTAACGTTTGCTATATTGTTACCGGTTACATCCAGAGCTACCTGATGATTTCTCAAGCCACTGATACTGGAATAAAGCGATCTAACCATAACTGCCTCCTAATGGCTACAGCTTCGGCAGTTGCGAACCTAAATCACATCTGTCAGTCTGTGATTTCAATGCATCCACTCCCGATCTGGGAGCGGTCCTGCGTTTTTCGTTCAGCCCGCAATTACTGTGCTGTCTATGTTTGTAAATACATTGTCCCTAATACTCTCTCCATCCATAGCAGTTATAACAGTTTTATTGGGAATGTTGACAATGAAGGCCAAATCCCTGATTAATATCAAAGAATCCCGCGCCCCCTTGCCGGCAGCTCCCGAAACCGCATTTTCAAGTTTACTCATTATTTCCGGACTCATACTGATATTCCTGCTTTTCAGACGGGATACCGCATGCCCCGAAAACTTAAGTTCCTCAACTTTACTTTTTAATACATCCCTGAAAGCCGGTCCGTTACCTGTTCCGGCTGCCTTGCCACTTTCATTGGGTTGCAGCCTCGTGGGCGCTCCCTTTTGAATGGCTCCACTTCTATGTGCCTGTATCCTGCTGTTCAGATCCATCTGATTAGACTCCACAGAGCTCATACCGAAACCTCCGAAATATCAAGTATGTCCCTGAATTTGATTGTTCTTCCCTGCACTTTCAGCTGTACATCACCACCCAGGTTCGCCAACCCGTCAACCCTACCTTCAGTAAAGGCAAATGCACCGGACTCATTCTCTAGACCTACAAATTCGATCCCGTACTCCCCGGCTTCAGCGTAACCACCCGAATTAGTCTCACCATTCCAGCTCAACACTCCCTTGCCACTGCTATCGGTAGTAACCTGCAGAGTCCTTACAACTTCATTACCGCTGTTACGAATCGCAACGGTGATGGTCTGGTTGGGCTGTGCCTGAACAGCCACATTGTGCTGTTCAAACTCTGCGCCTCGGTGAGTGATGGTGTCCTGACGAACCCGTACCGATTTGCCCATAAGCGAAACGGCTGTCGATGGGGTAAGCGAATGAAGCGTTTGCCCCTTCTCCATAGAGACATCAAGCACATCTCCGATAGAAAGTTCTCTCCCCCCAATTTTTACCAATGCCCCACTGGAGGAGAACCTTACACCGGCGACCTTGTCCTGAACAAAAGCATAGAGGGAAGGATCCTCCTCCTGTCCTTCGATATGAATTTTGTATCTTCCGGACTGTGCCATCTGCCCATTGTCGGTCATCCCATCCCACTTCAAAGAAACACTGTTCTCTGCATCCTTTCCACTTGCAGTGAGCGTTCTGACCACCTCGCCATCCTTGTCAACTATTCTGACCGTACCCTCAGAAGAATTACCCAGATGGACATTTAACTGAACAGTTTCCCCTGCCCTTGCCACCCACTCAAGCTCAGTCTGGCGCATCCTGACCTCTTTTCCGATAAGGGAGACCGCAGATGAGTTCGAAACTGACTGGGCAGTGTACATCTGAGCATCCAGTGTGCCTTTAAAGGAATTGTCAAGTTCCTTTACCGCCTTTTCGATATTATCACTGCTCTCCAAAGCACGGAACTGAGCAAGCTGGGCAACAAACTCAGTATTCTCCATAGGATT
Above is a genomic segment from Chitinispirillum alkaliphilum containing:
- a CDS encoding Flagellar biosynthesis protein FliP — its product is MISQPLSTTPLSLSTENTMNFRKKNSRFRKNLLRFRLALISFFIVLGPAVSALQAQAIPRVSLSVADTNNPGDVAVALQIVFLITILALAPSILVMVTSFVRIVIVFSFLRRALGTQTMPPDQIMVGLSLFLTFFIMMPVITEVNDQAIQPYLAEELEWGDALDRASRPVRNFMLRQVSEKDVALFVRISGAPAPRNVDDLPMSVIIPAFITSELKTGFIIGFILFIPFLVIDMIVASVLLSMGMMMLPPVMISMPFKIILFVLVDGWHLIVRQLVVSFN
- a CDS encoding Flagellar biosynthesis protein FliL codes for the protein MNKKNDAQENAGAEKSAKAPAKGNKPLFFAILAGVLILNSVMAFFLFQVTRPEDPDVKAARALEDSLRVAMEQATEIGAITEAPIEGVVNIAGTDGERFLKASIIFEYDSDRYPQLGAELQRRAPRLRDLFLGHLSKLTLFEVTEPDARDKIRKDLLRLINNSLPPRVGEVRDVLFVEYIIQ
- a CDS encoding Flagellar motor rotation protein MotB encodes the protein MPREKKKEDPPKGAPAFMTTWGDMCTLLLCFFVMLLAMSTIDPAKFHVAASSFQNAFSGVLESFPSILITRDILVPRLGGDEQNKRMAIDAARRIRRSVQRDNLDEAIKVEVTESGIAIKIADPVGFESGRADIKPELIKTLHDIAATIGRVPETQIRVEGHTDDIPISTPRFPSNWELSAARALNVVKFLAQQGGINPANLSAVGYGEYRPLVPNTSAENRRINRRIEIYVDYIEKRDRS
- a CDS encoding Flagellar motor switch protein FliN, with protein sequence MSDYLSQDQIDSLLSGALDEGGEDSQQSSAQDSGSNRYPALSAMFDLFCTQAESVVSTVLNKELKLTAEVCEKADFSVIQEKIEAVVLSLSLAFKSGLTGEMYLIIQKKDVAMLSDLMLMGDGSADYNDDHKDAIGELFNQVMGAFSTAYGQELGQEISSGNIEVSEFDLKDPPFPPDALDMAIAKLTVEGMLDSYVALLIPEEIATQVTEKYSSVSSESIGISDAEMDDLSQVASDFGTGGDQFGSASMGGGDSLESPKENIDLLMDIDLDVSIELGRSSLSIKRILELSPGSIVELERMAGEPVDLLVNDKVVAKGEVVVVDENFGIRIVSLVSAEDRIKSLR
- a CDS encoding Flagellar biosynthesis protein FliR, encoding MGDLMVSIEHVQYILLMFVRIVTMIALLPIFGAPYIPLQVKIALSLVFSVVLFSTTLVAGLPPAPTEFSFGVFILLVVKEAMVGLAVGFVASFLFAAVQFAGRLVDTEMGFAFVELADPFSDEQVTALGQFQVILFTILFLLFNGHYFLILAIEKSFELIPLMGAQFPSGGLSAHIVKMVSDIFIIGLRLSAPLFVTLILTEISMGIVARTVPQINIFFVGLPMKVLLGLSTLFIALPMLTSMFRTMVEGLIEDIWKLLYLMA
- a CDS encoding Flagellar biosynthesis protein FlhB, which encodes MAEEPSEEKSEAPSEKRRQDSREKGTVAKSTEVNSVLVLITALFVMRLVGPWLINDLSGSLKEYLNLTSTTEMSFEHSIELLRNMIVLALKYVMPVAGSILVVGVVANIIQIGFLFTLKPLEPKFEKIDPISGAKRLFSMRSLVELVKNIMKLAIIILVAYLTISGKYEEMLQLTGASVITIWYFILDAAFTIILRISLVLIIIAVLDYGYQRFEHEKKLKMTKQEVKEERKQMEGDPQIKARIRSIQREMARRRMMEEVPKATVVVTNPTYIAIALRYEPQENEAPVVVAKGKRVSAERIKKLAVKHDIPIVEDKPLARSMYDKIDVGFPIPVEFFTAVAEIMAYVFKLKNKTAA
- a CDS encoding Flagellar motor switch protein FliM, producing the protein MSDILSQEEVDALLNAVSSGSDNDEFASSMDLDSDYESGDSDKALSLYDFRRPDRVSKDQMRTLQNLHEGYARQFSTSLTNFLRTFVEIELVSVDQLTYSEFVMSISNPSCIYVFQMEPLEGSAIMEINPSLVFFIIDRLFGGQGKPSEQNREMTLIEQNVIHRIVERGLSDLKDIWEHIGSFHPKIDTYETNPQFVQIAPPGEIVILISLEVRMQNASGLMSICFPYMLLENVLNNLSGENWMSSQSSSTDETRVMMEQEINDIELTLSTVIGKTTLKIRDLLQLQRGDVLCLNKSKDSDLLVQIEGKTKMAAKAGVIGRKKAAKITKILQEEVPGCDE
- a CDS encoding Flagellar biosynthetic protein FliO, with protein sequence MKTMKKNRWFSKALILTFLWGAVLVFTAAAQAREDDIGKFQIDKVNEAVSGMGEIDYGDEQAGVAQSRQNDNYALVILRIIGYLAIIIALIFLVAWFLKKTGLSGASKVGGGGNMDVLEVLSFGQNRNAMLVRVMDCVYLLGQTPDSIVLLEKIEGQRAIDLIASSKEGTSIVQFKDAFNSFIGKITKSS
- a CDS encoding Flagellar biosynthesis protein FliQ produces the protein MDPSSVVDIGRQALYVTLLISGPLLVVGLIIGLMVGVFQAVTQIHEMTLTFIPKILGIVTVLILLMPWMVLQLIEYTYGLFDLIGRVGR
- a CDS encoding Flagellar motor rotation protein MotA, which translates into the protein MDLATIIGFACAIFLILFGIQLPNLGAFIDPPSLFIAIGGAISATVAAFPASKILNSIGVVKNAFFVTNSAPVEIIQQLVGFAEQARREGILALEARALEIKDEFMKKGIQLAVDGTEPELIKDILSTEISFTESRHEEGVKLFDFLATMGPSFGMIGTLIGLVLMLGSMSDVESIGPNMAVALITTLYGSLLANVVCLPIVEKLKGYSRKEILIKELMLEGIMSLQSGDNPRIVEQKLTAFLEPGLRASALKERTA